One Salmo trutta chromosome 12, fSalTru1.1, whole genome shotgun sequence genomic region harbors:
- the LOC115203434 gene encoding major histocompatibility complex class I-related gene protein-like → MTRGYTITIMGKLSVFLFVLSFYPIVNAGSGSHSLWALATYISGETPFPEFTVVLMLDDVQVTYYDSNDKQYVYRGQNIKEKTEDDEAKDEAHIYGDIYHSMKDRSFELKHHFNLTEGVQVQQRWTGCEMMDNGEPGLAMFKNIFNGISEDYAMYYNTTHVTYNAGKILLGWDWKMQAYNINKFENYYLPICIKHLKTLLKREKNIVMRKVPPRLRLIKKEVSGGFQVSCLAFGFYPRHINLTLLRDGQPVAEQELTGGEVLPSGDGTYQLRKSLEVSTEELKKRHNYTCTASHLSLDNKLDVSWESGAERVHLSTLSVLLMMLLILILLVIFICVKRRWSNTASQMKLANFDAKVSEEMNLSSDSET, encoded by the exons ATGACACGAGGCTATACTATCACAATCATGGGCAAACTGTCTGTCTTTTTGTTTGTTCTTTCGTTTTACCCCATTGTCAATGCAG GTTCAGGATCACATTCTCTGTGGGCACTTGCAACATATATAAGCGGAGAGACACCTTTCCCTGAGTTTACGGTTGTGTTAATGTTGGATGACGTTCAAGTGACTTACTATGACTCCAACGATAAACAGTATGTCTACAGGGGCCAAAATATCAAAGAGAAAACCGAGGATGATGAAGCAAAGGATGAAGCTCATATATATGGAGATATCTACCACAGCATGAAAGACCGATCATTTGAACTAAAGCACCACTTTAATCTCACAGAAGGTGTTCAAGTTCAGCAAAGATGGACTGGCTGTGAGATGATGGACAATGGTGAACCGGGCTTGGCCATGTTTAAGAACATTTTCAATGGCATTTCTGAAGATTACGCGATGTATTATAACACGACACATGTTACATACAATGCTGGTAAAATACTTCTAGGATGGGATTGGAAAATGCAAGCATACAACATAAACAAATTTGAGAATTATTACCTTCCCATTTGCATCAAACACCTGAAGACTCTCctgaagagagagaagaacattGTGATGCGTAAAGTTCCTCCAAGACTCAGGTTGATAAAGAAAGAGGTTTCTGGAGGGTTTCAGGTGAGCTGCCTGGCGTTTGGTTTCTACCCCCGCCACATCAACCTGACCCTGCTGAGAGACGGCCAGCCAGTGGCAGAacaggagctgacaggggggGAGGTGCTGCCTAGTGGAGATGGGACCTACCAGCTGAGGAAGAGTCTGGAGGTCAGTACTGAGGAGCTAAAGAAGAGACACAACTACACCTGTACTGCCTCTCACCTCAGTCTGGACAACAAGCTGGATGTCAGTTGGGAGTCTGGGGCAGAGAGAGTTCACCTGTCCACCCTCTCAGTTCTACTGATGATGCTGCTGATTCTTATTCTATTGGTCATATTCATTTGTGTCAAAAGGAGGTGGAGTAACACTGCCTCCCAGATGAAACTTGCCAACTTTGATGCAAAAGTGTCAGAGGAAATGAACCTGTCTTCAGATTCTGAGACCTAA